The Maniola hyperantus chromosome 2, iAphHyp1.2, whole genome shotgun sequence genome includes a region encoding these proteins:
- the mRpS31 gene encoding small ribosomal subunit protein mS31, producing MLSRLRIKREVKLFVRCLSDKPPEHEAKMPEIKQKDQKDEKKEAGTESSTEKIQALLKLMMAEPKMSDSEYREKFTTAPERPKRPKPDVIEVKMEKIEENITKAASEVAQVIGGNVKQTEAELLSRVLGKINQTSTTLSDLIVGMKVDRSQDREEPAARETRGQQVKRLAEKSRAETQRTRYGQRTQLQEEPTPTQRKSLPQANTINIFNGEPLGIFKAKGTNYGTRLDVWEQLNQRELMLATSQPPANYYQKMIMWTEQGKVWKFPIDNEQGMEEEKNVHFSEHIFIDTHLEGWCPTKGPIRHFMELVCVGLSKNAFYTVKEKIDHIMWYKEYFESKQDMLKEIGVWETKPSTETSAPSV from the exons ATGCTTTCCAG GTTAAGAATTAAGCGTGAAGTTAAACTTTTCGTGCGATGTTTATCTGATAAACCTCCAGAACACGAAGCAAAGATGCCGGAGATCAAACAAAAGGATCAGAAAGATGAAAAGAAAGAGGCTGGAACAGAGTCTAGTACGGAAAAGATTCAGGCTCTCCTGAAACTGATGATGGCTGAGCCCAAGATGTCTGATAGTGAGTACCGGGAGAAATTCACAACTGCACCGGAGAGACCGAAACGGCCAAAACCAGATGTAATTGAAGTCAAAATGGAGAAAATTG AGGAAAACATTACAAAAGCTGCATCAGAAGTGGCTCAGGTGATTGGAGGCAATGTCAAACAGACTGAAGCAGAATTGCTTTCTAGAGTTCTAGGCAAAATCAACCAAACCTCCACTACACTCAG TGATTTGATAGTGGGCATGAAAGTGGACAGATCACAGGACAGGGAGGAGCCCGCGGCGAGGGAGACAAGGGGCCAACAAGTGAAACGTTTAGCGGAGAAGTCCAGAGCAGAGACCCAGAGGACTAGGTATGGCCAGAGAACACAACTTCAAGAGGAACCAACACCAACACAAAGGAAAAG CTTACCTCAAGCAAACACGATCAACATTTTCAATGGGGAGCCTCTAGGTATTTTCAAGGCAAAGGGAACAAACTATGGAACAAGGCTGGATGTATGGGAGCAACTCAACCAAAGGGAGTTGATGCTAGCGACGTCGCAGCCTCCGGCCAACTACTACCAGAAGATGATAATGTGGACTGAACAGGGCAAAGTGTGGAAATTCCCTATTGATAATGAACAAG GAATGGAAGAAGAGAAGAACGTCCACTTTTCTGAACACATTTTCATAGACACACACCTAGAAGGCTGGTGTCCGACCAAGGGACCGATCCGACATTTCATGGAACTAGTCTGCGTGGGCCTTTCCAAAAACGCCTTTtacacggtgaaggaaaagataGATCACATCATGTGGTACAAAGAGTACTTCGAATCGAAACAGGATATGCTGAAAGAAATTGGTGTTTGGGAGACTAAACCTAGTACTGAAACTAGTGCGCCCTCTGTATAG